A window of Dehalococcoidia bacterium genomic DNA:
TGGCCAGCCGGCGCTGGCGCTACGCCGCGCGCAGGACTTGCCGGCGCGACGTCCCGGCCCGGCACTCCTTCGGTTTTCCGATGAGATACCCCTGTATGGCGTGCACCAAATAGTCCGTGCCCGGCCCCGCGCTCCGCAGCGACTCCGCAATCTCCTCAGAGTCTATGCCTTCAGCGATGACGAAGGCGCCGGTCGCGCGCGCAAAGGCGGTGATGGCGAGGAGCACCGCTCTGCTCGCCTCCTGGCGGCTTTCCACCGTGACGGAGCGGTCGATTTTGATGTAGTCCCAGGGAGTAGCGCGCAGCATTTGCAGGCCGGAGTTGCCGACGCCTACGTCATCCAGGGCGACGGCGAATCCCAGCGCGCGTAAGCGCGTGATGTGCGGCACGATGATCTCGAAAGGCGCGGCCATCTGCTCGGTCACCTCAAAGGTCACTCTGGATGGTTCGATCGAGGCCGCTTTGACCATGCACCAGAGGTCGACCGCGGAGAACCCGGCGTGGAAAAGGGTCGAGGGATGGAGGTTCAGGAAGAGTTGAGCGTCCTCGGGCAGGGCTTTCGCGTCGCTCAGGGCCTGCGCTATGCAGAGGCGGTCGAGGTCACGGGACAGGCCCATCTGTACGGCTACCTCGAAAGCCTCCTCCGGCCCGGAGAAGCCGTACTCCTCCGGTGTCCGCAGTAGGGCCTCGTAGCCGAAGATGCGGCGGCTCGGCACCAGGGCGATCGGCTGAAACGCAGTGAGGATGTGGCGCTCGTGGATCATGCGCCGGAGCTCTGCCATCTTCGCGCTCGTGGCGTTCCGGCGGGCCGCAAGCCTTTCATCGAAGAACTGAGCCTGGTCCTTGCCGCGATGCTTGGCCTCGTAAAGGGCGGTGTCGGCCTCGTCGCGTAGGGCCTGAGGGCTGCACTCGCCCACGCGGCAGCTGGCGAAGCCAATGCTGATCTTGGGAAGCGACTCGCGTCGGACAGCGCTGAGGAGGGCCTGGACCGTGGCCCCGGCCGCAGAGTGGTCCGCGCCGGGCACTATCAGCGCGAACTCATCGCCGCCAACGCGGTAGCAGCGCGCGCCGGCAGCCGTTCTCTGGATCACCCCTGCGAGGCTACGCAGCACCTGGTCGCCGAGGGCGTGGCCGCCGCCATCATTGACTTCCTTGAAGTCGTCAATGTCGATTATCGCCACGCTCAAGAAGGCCTCATCCGTTGCGCGCGTCGTGGCAGCAGCCGCGATCAGGTCCTCCTGGAAGGCACGATGGTTGCCGAGCCCGGTAAGGCTGTCGGTATAGGCGGCAGTCTCCATCAACGCCAGGCGCGCGCTCCGGGCGCTGTCTCGCCGCTCGAGGTAACGCGCGGTCATGAACAGGCCGGCAACCAAAGGCAGGCCCGCTGCGAACGACGAGAGCGTTATGACGGACTGCCTCTCCAGACGCCTCTCGAAGGAGGCAAAGTGCCTGGACGCAGCGTCGCGTCTTTCGTCCGCCACGGGCTGGATGAAGGCCGCTATGCTCGCGACCCTGCTCAGGCCAGCATCGCTGAGGGGCACCGACCCCCCTGAGACGAGGGCCTCTGCTCGAGCGGCGTCCTCCGCGTAGCTGCGGACGAGTTCGTCCACGAAGCTGCGGTCCGCTTCGTCGCCGATCCTTCTCACTACTTCGATGTGCCCGAAGGCGCGCTCGATGGCAGTCCGCATCTTCTCGAGCTCCGAGAGGTCGCCCGTCCTGGAGGCATTGCCGGCATGAAACGCTGCGGCGGCGCCGGCGTGGACGGCCTGGTCGTAGGCGTTGGCCACTTCCAGAAGGTCCTGCGCGCGCCTTAGTTCGGTCAGGCTGCTGGACAAAGTGACGAGGGTCAGCACCCCCATGGCGAGGATGATCAGGCCCATGGCAGCCTGACAAGCGCGCGACGCCCACACGATCGCGCGCCCGTGGTCGGCAGAAGGTCGCCGCGAATCCCTGACCGCGGACCCCGGGGTCCGCTGGCCGGTCTCCATCAGGCGGCCTCCGCTAACTGGCGCTCCACGAGCCGCTGGCGCAAGCGGCGCACAGCGCGATGCCGGAGCTGTGAGACGCGCGAGGGGGAAATCTGCATAACGTCCGCGATGGACTGCAGGGAGCACGACTTCAGGTAGTACAACTCGATGATGGTGCGCTCTCTTCCCGGGAGCGCTCCAATGGCGTCCCGCACCTGGTCTATCAGGACTTTTTCCATGGTCACAGCCTCAGGGTCGAGGTTGACGTCGTCGTCGCTGAGCCCCTTGAGCTTCTCCGCTTTTCCGTCCCACCCGTACTCGCTCAGGCCCTCCAGGGACAGCACTTTGAGTCCGGTCGTGCGCACGGTGTCGCGGACCTTCTCGGGTGTCTCGCCGATGCACTCGGCGATTTCGGGCACGGTCGGCTGCCGGCCGAGGCTGACGTGAAGCGCCGAAGTGACCTTGTCCAACTCTGCAGAG
This region includes:
- a CDS encoding bifunctional diguanylate cyclase/phosphodiesterase: MGLIILAMGVLTLVTLSSSLTELRRAQDLLEVANAYDQAVHAGAAAAFHAGNASRTGDLSELEKMRTAIERAFGHIEVVRRIGDEADRSFVDELVRSYAEDAARAEALVSGGSVPLSDAGLSRVASIAAFIQPVADERRDAASRHFASFERRLERQSVITLSSFAAGLPLVAGLFMTARYLERRDSARSARLALMETAAYTDSLTGLGNHRAFQEDLIAAAATTRATDEAFLSVAIIDIDDFKEVNDGGGHALGDQVLRSLAGVIQRTAAGARCYRVGGDEFALIVPGADHSAAGATVQALLSAVRRESLPKISIGFASCRVGECSPQALRDEADTALYEAKHRGKDQAQFFDERLAARRNATSAKMAELRRMIHERHILTAFQPIALVPSRRIFGYEALLRTPEEYGFSGPEEAFEVAVQMGLSRDLDRLCIAQALSDAKALPEDAQLFLNLHPSTLFHAGFSAVDLWCMVKAASIEPSRVTFEVTEQMAAPFEIIVPHITRLRALGFAVALDDVGVGNSGLQMLRATPWDYIKIDRSVTVESRQEASRAVLLAITAFARATGAFVIAEGIDSEEIAESLRSAGPGTDYLVHAIQGYLIGKPKECRAGTSRRQVLRAA
- a CDS encoding sigma-70 family RNA polymerase sigma factor, with amino-acid sequence MNEGSEALEATPAQLSLEETVEAYMPFVRHIVNRTVGSGTRGTYLQYEDLIAYGLQGLVEAYKSFRRDRGVRFSTFAMPRIRGAILDALRAAHHLPRSLQRASAELDKVTSALHVSLGRQPTVPEIAECIGETPEKVRDTVRTTGLKVLSLEGLSEYGWDGKAEKLKGLSDDDVNLDPEAVTMEKVLIDQVRDAIGALPGRERTIIELYYLKSCSLQSIADVMQISPSRVSQLRHRAVRRLRQRLVERQLAEAA